A single window of Candidatus Methanomethylicota archaeon DNA harbors:
- the asd gene encoding aspartate-semialdehyde dehydrogenase: MGKIKVAILGSTGMVGQRYVKLLESHPWFEIVALSASKSSVGKKYGEIVKWVIEGVIPESIKDMVIVPAEENEIKKEGAELVFSALPSEVAYEIESNMAKAGYTVIADTSAHRMEPDVPLIIPEVNSEHLLAIYEQKKKRKGVIVTSPNCTTIGLAISLKPILDNFGIKRVIVSTMQALSGAGYFGVPSMAILDNLIPYIKNEEEKVVRELLKILGKYENGFNFSNIKIGASCHRVCVLDGHTEAVFIETEKKASINEIKECMIKFKGEPQKLSLPTAPINPIIVKEEPDRPQPRLDRLAGEPERARGMAVVVGRIREEPALDNGIKYIVLSHNTIRGAAGNAILIAELLKAKNLI, from the coding sequence TTGGGAAAAATAAAAGTTGCTATACTTGGATCTACTGGTATGGTTGGACAAAGATATGTTAAATTACTTGAATCTCATCCTTGGTTTGAAATAGTTGCATTATCTGCATCTAAATCTTCTGTTGGTAAAAAATATGGAGAAATAGTAAAATGGGTCATTGAAGGTGTAATACCTGAAAGTATAAAGGATATGGTAATTGTTCCAGCTGAAGAGAATGAAATTAAAAAAGAAGGAGCAGAGCTAGTATTTTCTGCATTACCTTCTGAAGTTGCTTATGAAATAGAATCTAATATGGCTAAAGCTGGATATACTGTAATAGCTGATACAAGTGCGCATAGAATGGAACCAGATGTTCCTTTAATTATTCCAGAGGTTAATAGTGAACATCTTTTAGCAATTTATGAACAAAAGAAGAAAAGAAAAGGGGTTATTGTAACAAGTCCAAATTGTACAACAATTGGGCTTGCTATTTCATTAAAGCCTATATTAGATAACTTTGGAATAAAAAGAGTCATAGTTTCAACTATGCAAGCTTTATCTGGTGCAGGTTATTTTGGCGTCCCATCCATGGCCATATTAGATAATTTAATTCCTTATATTAAAAATGAAGAAGAAAAAGTAGTAAGAGAATTATTAAAAATTTTAGGAAAATATGAAAATGGTTTTAATTTTTCTAATATTAAAATAGGTGCAAGTTGTCATAGAGTTTGTGTATTAGATGGTCATACTGAAGCTGTTTTTATTGAAACTGAGAAAAAAGCATCAATTAATGAAATAAAAGAATGTATGATTAAATTTAAAGGCGAGCCTCAAAAACTTTCTTTACCAACAGCTCCAATAAATCCAATAATTGTTAAAGAAGAGCCAGATAGACCGCAACCAAGGCTTGATAGATTAGCTGGAGAACCTGAAAGAGCAAGAGGAATGGCTGTAGTAGTTGGAAGAATTAGAGAAGAACCAGCATTAGATAATGGAATAAAGTATATAGTACTTAGTCATAATACTATTAGAGGGGCTGCAGGAAATGCTATTTTAATAGCTGAACTTTTAAAAGCAAAGAATCTAATATGA
- the iorA gene encoding indolepyruvate ferredoxin oxidoreductase subunit alpha: MKHVIAKDSPGEKVLLLGNEAIARGALESNIEIAASYPGTPASEIIDTLALIAEDFGIHVEWSTNEKVAFEVAIGGALCGKRSMASMKHIGANWIVDSLMHAVYHGFNSALLIISADDPSGHSSANEQDNRYLANMAEIPVLEPSNAQEAKDFVKIGVEISEEVRLPVMIRMVTRICHSKGVVILGNLNRISKTPKFYDDYYKDFVLNDNIVGPRAVPKMHEILHKKLEKIEEIAKRFQLFKEENGGGYYEDIGIISSSVAVSYILDYIKHRELNGKIKLLKLGLTHPFPKNIVSKFIKDLKKVLVIEEGEPFIENNLKIIAKEENPKLEILGKLTHHLPREGELNYSIIDNAISKVLNLEPEAPPREKLIFLEKVSKILTPRTLTMCAGCPHRAAYYAAKKVLRLLKKPEYIAIGDIGCYTLGMYSPLRFMQDVFGMGGSIGIANGVFQSKIGVPVIATIGDSTFYHAGIPALINATFNKANIKVMILDNFVTGMTGYQPHPGTGKTAMGLETKKVKIEEICKACGIDMIKIVDPYDQESSIEAMKEILNFPGPAVIIFRRICAQVRLRMARISGEKIVKCFIDKEKCNGCKTCIINFGCPAIGFDLKNKKAFIDVNSCVGCGVCIYVCPNNAILR; encoded by the coding sequence GTGAAGCATGTGATAGCTAAAGACTCTCCTGGTGAAAAAGTATTATTACTTGGTAATGAAGCAATAGCAAGAGGGGCTTTAGAATCTAATATTGAAATTGCAGCTTCCTATCCAGGAACACCAGCTTCAGAAATAATTGATACACTTGCTCTTATAGCAGAGGATTTTGGAATTCATGTAGAATGGTCTACTAATGAAAAAGTAGCATTTGAAGTTGCCATAGGTGGAGCTTTATGTGGAAAAAGATCAATGGCTTCTATGAAGCATATAGGAGCAAATTGGATTGTAGATTCATTAATGCATGCAGTATATCATGGATTTAATTCTGCATTATTAATTATATCTGCAGATGATCCATCAGGACATAGTTCAGCTAATGAGCAAGATAATAGGTATTTAGCAAATATGGCTGAAATTCCAGTATTAGAGCCTTCAAATGCTCAAGAAGCAAAAGATTTTGTAAAAATAGGTGTTGAAATATCAGAAGAAGTACGCCTTCCAGTTATGATAAGAATGGTAACAAGAATATGTCATTCTAAAGGTGTTGTTATTTTAGGAAATTTGAATAGAATTTCAAAAACTCCAAAATTCTATGATGATTACTATAAGGATTTTGTATTAAATGATAATATAGTAGGTCCAAGAGCAGTTCCTAAAATGCATGAAATTCTTCATAAAAAACTTGAAAAAATTGAAGAAATTGCTAAAAGATTTCAATTATTTAAAGAAGAAAATGGAGGAGGATATTATGAAGATATTGGAATAATTTCTTCTTCTGTAGCAGTATCTTATATTTTAGATTATATAAAACATCGTGAGCTTAATGGAAAAATAAAATTACTTAAACTTGGACTTACACATCCATTTCCAAAGAATATAGTTTCAAAATTTATAAAAGATTTAAAAAAAGTTTTAGTAATAGAAGAAGGAGAGCCATTTATAGAAAATAATCTTAAAATTATAGCAAAAGAAGAAAATCCAAAATTAGAAATTTTAGGAAAATTAACACACCACTTGCCTAGAGAAGGTGAATTAAATTATTCAATTATTGATAATGCAATTTCTAAAGTTCTTAATTTAGAACCTGAAGCACCGCCAAGAGAGAAATTAATTTTCTTAGAAAAAGTATCTAAAATTTTAACTCCAAGAACTTTAACTATGTGTGCTGGATGTCCACATAGAGCAGCATATTATGCTGCTAAAAAAGTATTGAGATTATTGAAAAAGCCAGAATATATAGCAATTGGAGATATAGGTTGTTATACTTTGGGTATGTATTCTCCATTAAGATTTATGCAAGATGTATTTGGAATGGGTGGAAGTATAGGAATTGCTAATGGAGTTTTTCAAAGTAAAATAGGAGTGCCAGTAATTGCAACTATTGGAGATTCAACTTTCTATCATGCAGGAATACCAGCATTAATTAATGCTACATTTAATAAAGCAAACATAAAAGTAATGATATTGGATAATTTTGTAACTGGAATGACTGGATATCAACCTCATCCAGGAACAGGAAAAACTGCTATGGGATTGGAAACGAAGAAAGTTAAAATTGAAGAAATTTGTAAAGCTTGTGGAATAGATATGATAAAAATAGTGGATCCTTATGATCAAGAAAGTAGTATAGAAGCTATGAAAGAAATTTTGAATTTTCCAGGTCCAGCAGTAATAATATTTAGAAGAATTTGTGCACAAGTTAGATTGAGAATGGCTAGGATTTCTGGAGAAAAAATTGTTAAATGTTTTATAGATAAAGAGAAATGTAATGGATGTAAAACATGTATAATAAATTTTGGATGTCCTGCTATTGGATTTGATTTAAAAAATAAGAAGGCTTTCATAGATGTAAATAGTTGTGTAGGATGTGGTGTTTGTATATATGTTTGTCCAAATAATGCAATATTAAGGTGA
- a CDS encoding indolepyruvate oxidoreductase subunit beta — MELNIIIAGVGGQGNVKAAHILGLAAMKAGYNVNVSDVYGIAQRGGAVLSHVRIGNVHGPLVEEHKADVILGLEPMEALRATAKYLKIGGIVVLNTRPIYPIEVTTGKMNYPDVNEMIKIMKEIASKVIALDAMKIVEEEGLPMALNIAMLGVLASLNILPFKPDFIEEAIKEVLTFMTEKNINIFRVGMKSITFA, encoded by the coding sequence ATGGAATTAAATATTATAATAGCAGGAGTTGGTGGACAAGGAAATGTTAAAGCAGCTCATATATTGGGCTTAGCTGCTATGAAAGCAGGATATAATGTAAATGTATCTGATGTATATGGCATTGCTCAAAGAGGGGGGGCTGTATTAAGTCATGTAAGAATTGGAAATGTACATGGACCTCTTGTAGAAGAACATAAGGCAGATGTAATTCTTGGATTAGAACCAATGGAAGCATTAAGAGCAACGGCAAAATATTTAAAAATAGGAGGAATTGTAGTTCTTAATACTCGACCAATTTATCCAATAGAAGTTACTACAGGTAAAATGAATTATCCAGATGTAAATGAAATGATAAAAATTATGAAAGAAATTGCAAGTAAAGTAATAGCATTAGATGCAATGAAAATAGTTGAAGAAGAAGGATTACCAATGGCTTTAAACATTGCTATGTTAGGAGTTTTAGCAAGTTTAAATATTTTACCATTTAAACCTGATTTTATAGAAGAGGCTATAAAAGAAGTTTTAACTTTTATGACTGAAAAAAATATAAACATATTTAGAGTAGGTATGAAAAGTATTACTTTCGCTTAA
- the radA gene encoding DNA repair and recombination protein RadA, with product MSFKYRLEDVEGVGPATAEKLRAAGITTVEALAVTPVKALVEIADISEDKAATITQNARSLLNIKFTTAKEVLSKRSNIGYITTGSKALDSLLGKGIETQAITELIGEFGSGKTQICHQLSVTVQLPPEKGGLSGRALYIDTEGTFRPERIMSIARAFGLNPENALENIIYARAYNSDHQILLAEEAANLIPDNNIKLIVVDSVISHFRSEYPGREVLAMRQQKLNKHLHQLSTMADIFNVAVVVTNQIQSAPDVFFGNPNKPAGGNILAHGSTYRLWLRKSKENRRIARIIDSPMHPESECIFAITSSGIVDIEEDR from the coding sequence TTGAGTTTTAAATATAGATTAGAAGATGTAGAAGGAGTAGGACCTGCAACAGCTGAAAAATTAAGAGCAGCAGGAATAACAACAGTAGAGGCCCTTGCTGTAACACCAGTGAAGGCTTTAGTTGAAATTGCTGATATTTCAGAGGATAAAGCTGCAACAATAACTCAAAATGCTCGTAGTTTATTAAATATAAAATTTACAACTGCAAAAGAAGTTTTATCAAAGCGTTCTAATATAGGATACATAACTACAGGTTCAAAAGCTTTAGATAGTCTTCTTGGTAAGGGAATTGAAACTCAAGCAATAACTGAATTAATTGGAGAATTCGGATCTGGAAAAACTCAGATATGTCATCAATTAAGTGTAACTGTTCAATTACCTCCAGAAAAAGGAGGACTTTCTGGTAGAGCACTTTATATAGATACTGAAGGAACTTTTAGACCAGAAAGAATAATGAGTATTGCAAGAGCTTTTGGTTTAAATCCAGAAAATGCTCTTGAAAATATAATATATGCCAGAGCCTATAATTCAGATCATCAAATACTTTTAGCTGAAGAAGCTGCAAATCTCATACCAGATAATAATATAAAATTAATTGTTGTAGATTCTGTAATTTCTCACTTTAGATCAGAATATCCAGGAAGAGAAGTATTAGCTATGAGACAACAAAAATTGAATAAACATTTACATCAACTCTCAACCATGGCAGATATATTTAATGTTGCAGTAGTTGTTACTAATCAAATTCAATCAGCACCTGATGTATTTTTTGGAAATCCAAATAAACCAGCAGGTGGTAATATACTTGCTCATGGATCTACATATAGACTTTGGTTAAGAAAATCCAAGGAGAATAGAAGAATTGCAAGAATAATAGATTCTCCTATGCATCCAGAAAGTGAATGTATATTTGCTATAACTTCATCAGGGATTGTAGATATTGAAGAAGATCGTTGA
- a CDS encoding ABC transporter substrate-binding protein: protein MKKKISLLIIIAIILSSLSFIIYKPSPIKIKIGYIPAASYGLLWIAYEKGYFNNEGLEIELKEYPSVAQLAIALYNKEIDGAPLTSVAIAAFIRRIDIVIVAGNSLDGTALISNYKFSKLEDLSGKIIGTVQYVPGDFVFKEVFSKINLNVSLKEYLSPSDALQALESGIVDAALLWEPYASLAEYRNLTIVLWDGQVYPQDYPCCLQVFLSSFVKSNPEAITKFIRALIKAEKLAYENPSEAFPLVKKYLPAIPPEIVYKSIFYNDPLINRTRNPISAYISKESLISFYSLLVPSLISQYDYSLLISKIDLSYYEKAINSLRAEGISLPSKYLR, encoded by the coding sequence ATGAAGAAAAAAATATCTCTATTAATTATTATTGCAATAATATTATCTTCCTTAAGTTTTATTATTTATAAACCTTCTCCTATAAAAATTAAAATTGGATATATACCAGCAGCAAGTTATGGACTTTTATGGATTGCTTATGAAAAAGGATATTTTAATAATGAAGGATTAGAAATTGAATTAAAAGAATATCCTTCAGTTGCACAATTAGCAATAGCTTTATATAATAAGGAAATAGATGGAGCTCCACTTACTTCAGTAGCAATAGCAGCTTTCATAAGACGTATTGATATAGTAATAGTTGCTGGCAATTCTTTAGATGGCACTGCTTTGATATCTAATTATAAATTTTCAAAATTAGAAGATTTATCTGGAAAAATAATTGGAACAGTTCAATATGTTCCAGGAGATTTTGTTTTTAAAGAAGTATTTTCAAAAATTAATTTAAATGTAAGTTTAAAAGAATATTTGTCTCCTTCTGATGCTTTACAAGCACTTGAAAGTGGAATAGTTGATGCTGCTCTTTTATGGGAACCTTATGCTTCTTTAGCAGAATATAGAAATTTAACAATAGTTCTTTGGGATGGGCAAGTTTATCCTCAAGATTATCCATGTTGTCTTCAAGTTTTTTTAAGTTCTTTTGTAAAATCCAATCCTGAAGCTATAACAAAATTCATAAGAGCTCTTATAAAAGCTGAAAAACTTGCTTATGAAAATCCAAGTGAAGCTTTTCCACTTGTTAAAAAGTATTTACCTGCAATTCCTCCAGAAATAGTATACAAAAGTATATTCTATAATGATCCTTTAATTAATCGAACAAGAAATCCAATAAGTGCATATATAAGTAAAGAATCATTAATTTCATTTTATTCACTTCTAGTTCCATCATTAATATCTCAATATGATTATTCACTTTTAATTTCTAAAATAGATTTATCTTATTATGAAAAAGCAATAAATTCTTTAAGGGCTGAGGGAATTTCTCTTCCAAGTAAATATTTGAGGTGA